Part of the Nocardioides perillae genome is shown below.
CGCGGTCAGGTCGGCCTGCAGCAGCACGTGGTCGACGGGGGCGGGCAGCAGCGGGGCGAGGGCCTCGGCGGCGTCCCGGGCGGCGGCGGGGTCGTCGGCGGCCGCGGTCGGGCCGGTCGCGCTGGGCTCGCCCGGGTCACCGAGCAGGGGGCGGGCGGCGGCGGGCACGCCGCCCAGGCCGAGCAGGCCCAGCGTGGTCGCCTCGGTGACGGCCCACTGCGTCATCTGCTCGCGCACCCGCGGTCGACGGGGGCGGCGCCAGCGCAGCCGCTCGAGCAGCGACGGCAGGCCGGTGCCCGTCGCGAGGGTCGCGCCCGGCGGCAGCGCGGCGAGCTCGGCCAGGGCGGCGGCCCGCGACTCCGCGGCGATGCTGCTGGCCAGCTCGGGGGCGAGCGCGTTCCACGTCTTGCCCGCGGAGTCCTTGGTGCCGACCAGGCCGGGCACGCGGGAGGTGCGCAGCCAGGCGACCGCCAGCTCGGCCCAGCGCTCGGCGACCGGGCGGGCGACCCAGGTGTCGACCAGGTCGGTGGGCGTCCAGGCCGGGTCGCCGTCGTCGTCGGCTGCGGTGGCCAGCAGGCCGGCTGCCTGGGCGAGCTCGACGTGGAGCGCGGCGGTGGCCTCGTCGACGTCGAGCAGGACGGCGACGGCCTTCAGGTCGCGCACCGCGAGCCCGCCGTTGCGCAGCGCCGCGGGTGGCGCGGTGCCCCAGGCGTCGAGCAGCAGCTCGGTGCGGCGCACGGCCTCGAAGGCGGCGCCCGCGGCCGTGCGGTCGACGAGCGCAGGGTCGCGCTCCGTGGTCGCGACCTCCGGCACGGCGTCGACCGGCTCGCGGGTGGTGCGACCGCCGCGCAGGTGCGTGCCGACCTCGCCGGGCAGCACGAGCAGCTCGTCCTCGCGCGGGACGAGCAGCCGTCGCGCCACCAGCTCCTCCGCGGGGGTGCGGGCGTCCGCGGCCGAGACCGTACGACGGGTGGTGCCGGTCGTGCCCGTGCCGCCGTGGGCCTCGACGTGCTCGAGCAGGGCGCGCGCTGCGGGCGACAGCTCCGCGACCCTCGCGGCGACGACCGCCTCGTCGGGCGCGTCCGGGGTCCAGGGGTGCAGCCCGCTCGGGCCGGTGCCGCCGCCCGCGCCCGAGCCGCCCGTGGCCAGCTGCTCCGCGACGCCCGACAGCGGCCGCAGGCCGCCGCTGGCCTCCCAGGCGAGCGCGAGGTCGACCAGCCGCTCGACCGCGGCCCCCACCGAGGCGGGTGAGGCGTGCACCGTCGCGACCAGCCGCTGGAGCGTCGTCTCACCCTGGAGGACGAGGGCGTCGAGCACGTGGAGCTCGGCGG
Proteins encoded:
- a CDS encoding helicase C-terminal domain-containing protein, whose product is MSTATPARSLADQLRRWPDERLARLLRARPDLATPAPHDSTQLASRASTRSSLTRALDLLTAAELHVLDALVLQGETTLQRLVATVHASPASVGAAVERLVDLALAWEASGGLRPLSGVAEQLATGGSGAGGGTGPSGLHPWTPDAPDEAVVAARVAELSPAARALLEHVEAHGGTGTTGTTRRTVSAADARTPAEELVARRLLVPREDELLVLPGEVGTHLRGGRTTREPVDAVPEVATTERDPALVDRTAAGAAFEAVRRTELLLDAWGTAPPAALRNGGLAVRDLKAVAVLLDVDEATAALHVELAQAAGLLATAADDDGDPAWTPTDLVDTWVARPVAERWAELAVAWLRTSRVPGLVGTKDSAGKTWNALAPELASSIAAESRAAALAELAALPPGATLATGTGLPSLLERLRWRRPRRPRVREQMTQWAVTEATTLGLLGLGGVPAAARPLLGDPGEPSATGPTAAADDPAAARDAAEALAPLLPAPVDHVLLQADLTAVAPGPLESQLARRLQVLADVESRGGATTYRFHTGSVRRAFDAGWSAAEVHAFLDEVSRTPVPQPLAYLVDDTARTFGTVRVGHAEAFLRADDETALAALLHDPRAAALGLRRIAPTVLVSETPVDLLLPRLRELGAAPVVEAADGTVHVARPDVRRARTPKDRRPPGLRAAREGAHLTTTVTAIRAGDRAAAARPDRPPAPTTPVGTMAALREAIEARVPVWIGYVDNHGTSTERIVEPRRLEGGSLTALDQRSDDVRSFAVHRITAVRPVPPGP